A window from Culex pipiens pallens isolate TS chromosome 3, TS_CPP_V2, whole genome shotgun sequence encodes these proteins:
- the LOC120421607 gene encoding uncharacterized protein LOC120421607 isoform X2, with protein MTISSTRRLRKRVPTIAKPPPGFQWTSPGLAQTLTAFGKFKGTALQLCSLEASQIIATIPKTSTFVMRDIESIPKGIGAGPRKPDLDPYITNRRPRRKPPHGFHILLQIKTKSEFLRLLLHITDESCTHFDINTPFPGRKHLEPITL; from the exons ATGACGATTTCGT CAACGAGGCGTCTGCGCAAACGCGTGCCAACGATCGCCAAACCTCCGCCCGGTTTTCAATGGACGTCACCTGGACTCGCCCAAACTCTGACTGCCTTCGGCAAATTCAAAGGAACCGCTCTCCAACTGTGCAGCCTGGAAGCTTCCCAGATTATCGCGACCATCCCCAAAACAAGCACCTTCGTCATGCGCGACATCGAGTCCATCCCGAAGGGCATAGGCGCCGGTCCCCGCAAACCCGATCTCGACCCGTACATAACCAACCGCCGTCCGCGAAGAAAACCCCCGCACGGATTCCACATCCTGCTCCAAATCAAAACCAAGTCGGAATTCCTGCGTCTCCTTCTGCACATCACCGACGAGTCGTGCACCCATTTCGACATCAACACGCCCTTCCCCGGCCGGAAGCACCTGGAACCGATCACCTTGTAG
- the LOC120421607 gene encoding uncharacterized protein LOC120421607 isoform X1 yields MTISCTCQLSELSRPPRSKPTRRLRKRVPTIAKPPPGFQWTSPGLAQTLTAFGKFKGTALQLCSLEASQIIATIPKTSTFVMRDIESIPKGIGAGPRKPDLDPYITNRRPRRKPPHGFHILLQIKTKSEFLRLLLHITDESCTHFDINTPFPGRKHLEPITL; encoded by the exons ATGACGATTTCGTGTACGTGTCAACTGAGCGAGTTGTCCCGACCGCCCAGAAGCAAAC CAACGAGGCGTCTGCGCAAACGCGTGCCAACGATCGCCAAACCTCCGCCCGGTTTTCAATGGACGTCACCTGGACTCGCCCAAACTCTGACTGCCTTCGGCAAATTCAAAGGAACCGCTCTCCAACTGTGCAGCCTGGAAGCTTCCCAGATTATCGCGACCATCCCCAAAACAAGCACCTTCGTCATGCGCGACATCGAGTCCATCCCGAAGGGCATAGGCGCCGGTCCCCGCAAACCCGATCTCGACCCGTACATAACCAACCGCCGTCCGCGAAGAAAACCCCCGCACGGATTCCACATCCTGCTCCAAATCAAAACCAAGTCGGAATTCCTGCGTCTCCTTCTGCACATCACCGACGAGTCGTGCACCCATTTCGACATCAACACGCCCTTCCCCGGCCGGAAGCACCTGGAACCGATCACCTTGTAG
- the LOC120421614 gene encoding uncharacterized protein LOC120421614, translated as MKEAIYKRWDTINTDINLSLFDEIVTFVINCSYFQFQGNFYSQIEGTAMGNPFSPVIADYVTEIILDQVTSEIDFPVPVLKKYVDDLVLAVPKDKVDEVVAIFNKQNPHIQFTVEVEVGGRLPFLDMVLVRDEHQHIRTEWYRKPISSGRFLNYHSHHPLHHKVNVAANFVKRVLDFSTNISRRQAMTIIHKELARNDYPKQLIGRMINRYDEKQLSRQNDTSESQNQTQVKTYFSLTNVNNLTQNIQKILQKDYTHISLAVKHTKTIKKLYPMVKAITPKEQQSYVIYKISCKECEGVYVGLTTTHLSLRTANHKTYQNKVRKLREQGYIEEDGQMREIQGKSALVSHCITKKHEFDIENTTILDRTNSLKKLKFLEMCHIRNTPHTVNKKQDTENLNIVYAGLLHNIKILYTPSQNQ; from the coding sequence ATGAAGGAAGCAATCTACAAACGCTGGGACACCATCAACACTGACATTAATCTGTCACTGTTTGACGAAATCGTTACGTTTGTCATTAACTGTAGCTATTTCCAATTCCAAGGAAATTTCTACTCCCAGATCGAAGGAACAGCTATGGGCAATCCGTTTTCACCGGTGATAGCGGATTATGTCACCGAGATCATCCTAGATCAAGTCACCAGCGAGATTGATTTCCCAGTCCCTGTCCTCAAAAAGTACGTAGATGATCTTGTACTTGCTGTGCCGAAGGATAAGGTAGACGAGGTCGTGGCGATCTTCAACAAACAGAACCCACACATCCAGTTCACGGTGGAAGTCGAGGTAGGAGGACGGTTGCCATTCCTAGACATGGTTCTGGTCAGAGATGAGCATCAACACATCAGAACTGAATGGTACAGGAAACCGATTTCATCGGGTAGGTTCCTGAATTACCATTCTCATCACCCACTACACCACAAAGTGAACGTCGCTGCAAACttcgtcaaacgcgttctggatTTCTCCACAAACATCTCCAGAAGACAAGCTATGACCATCATTCACAAAGAGCTGGCGAGGAACGATTATCCAAAGCAGCTGATCGGAAGAATGATCAACAGATACGATGAAAAGCAGCTTAGCAGGCAAAACGACACAAGTGAATCCCAGAACCAAACGCAGGTGAAAACATACTTCTCGCTGACGAATGTAAACAATCTCACTCAAAACATTCAGAAAATACTACAAAAAGACTACACACACATTTCTTTAGCtgtaaaacacacaaaaacaatcaaaaagttGTACCCCATGGTTAAAGCCATTACACCGAAAGAACAACAGTCATAtgttatttacaaaatatcgtGCAAAGAATGTGAAGGTGTATACGTAGGTTTGACAACAACACACTTAAGTTTACGTACTGCAAAtcacaaaacatatcaaaacaaagtgaGAAAACTGAGGGAACAGGGATACATTGAAGAAGACGGCCAAATGAGAGAGATACAGGGAAAATCTGCACTTGTGAGCCATTGTATCACTAAAAAACACGAATTTGACATTGAAAACACTACAATATTAGACAGAACAAACTCTCTgaaaaagcttaaatttttggaaatgtgcCACATAAGAAACACACCACACACCGTTAACAAAAAACAGGACACAGAAAATTTGAACATAGTTTATGCCGGTTTACTCcacaatatcaaaatattgtacACTCCTAGTCAGAACCAATAG